The genomic stretch GCGCCCGTGCGAGGCGGGAGGATGCGTAACGCTCATAGCCATTTCACCTCTCCTCGTGCAGGCGAATCATCGCCTCGCGTGACCACGACGCCATCACCGCCTGCCCCGGCGCAATCCCGCTCAGCGGCGAGATTTCACTGAGATTAGCCTGGCTCACCAGCAGTTTGGCGCCGTCGGCGAGCTTCAGCTCCAGCCGCGTGGCCGCCCCCTGATACTGAACGGCCTGCACGATGCCCTGAACCTGAACGTCTCCGCCCTCATTAAGGCGAATATGTTCCGGGCGCAGGGAATAGCTGCCTTCCATACCGCATAGTTTCTGCGCAAGGACTGCGTCAAATACGTTGGAAGTGCCGACAAAACCGGCGACAAACGGCGTGCGCGGACGCATGTAGAGATCGCGCGGGGTATCCACCTGCTCGATGCGCCCGTTATTGAACACCGCCACCCGGTCTGACATGGAAAGGGCTTCGCCCTGATCGTGGGTGACAAAAATAAAGGTGATGCCGAGTTCCTGCTGAAGCTTCTTCAGCTCGAACTGCATCTGTTCACGCAGTTTGAGATCGAGCGCACCTAAGGGTTCATCCAGCAGCAGGACGCGCGGCTCATTAACCAGCGCCCGGGCGATGGCAACACGCTGCCGCTGGCCGCCGGAAAGTTGTGAAGGTTTGCGGGCAACGGCAAAGCTCAGGCCCACTTTTTCCAGGGCATCACGGGCCTGCGCATGGCGTTTTTTCTTGTCGATACCTTTGACCATCAGCCCGTAGGCAACATTGTCGAGGATCGACATATGCGGAAACAGCGCGTAGTCCTGAAAGACGGTATTCACATCCCGCTCCCAAGGGGGCAGTTCGCTCGCCTCTTTGCCGAAGATAGAGATCGTCCCGCCTGACAGCTGTTCGAAACCGGCGATCAGACGCAGGCAGGTGGTTTTACCGGAGCCCGAAGGCCCCAGCATGGAGAAAAATTCTCCGTCACGAATGGCAATGGTGACCCCATCCACCGCCCGTACGTCGCCGTACAGACGGGAAACGTTGTTAAACTCTACCGCGTACGTCATGTTCTGCTCCCGGGCAATTAACGACCGCCCATGATGGCGATGTAGTCCTGCGTCCAGCGGCTGTAAGGGACAAATTTGCCGCCTTCGGCGATGGGGGTTTTCCAGAACATGATTTTGTCGAACTCGTTATAACCGTTTGTTTCGCAGCCTTTATCACCCAGCAGCGTGCTGGCCTTACACCCTTCTGCAACTACGGGCAGGGAGCCAAACCATGCGGCCAGATCGCCCTGCACTTTCGGCGTCAGCGACCAGTTCATCCATTTGTAGGCGCACATCGGGTGTTTTGCCTGCGCGTGCAGCATGGTGGTGTCCGCCCAGCCGGTCACCCCCTCTTTCGGGAAGACGGTGGCAACGGGCTGGTTCTCAGCCTTCAGCGCATTCGCCTGATACGGCCAGGCGCTGGAGGCCACGACGCCTTCATTTTTGAAGTCGCTCATCTGGACGGTGGTGTCATGCCAGTAGCGGTGGATCAGCGCGTGCTGGTCGCGAAGCACCTTGAGCACGGCGGCATACTGTTTTTCGGTGAGCTGGTAAGGGTCTTTGATACCCAACTGCGGCTGCGTGGCTTTGACGAACAGCGCGGCATCGGCGATATAAATCGGGCCGTCATACGCCTGCACGCGTCCCTGATTGGTTTTACCGTCCGGCAGATCCTGTTTAGTAAAGACCACGCTCCAGCTGTCAGGCGGCGTCGGGAAGGTTTTGGTGTTGTACATCAGCAGGTTTGGCCCCCACTGATACGGCGTGCCGTAGACTTTCCCGCCGACGTTAAACCATTCCCCTTTCACAATCCGTCCGTCTAGGGTTTTCCAGTTGGGGATAAGATCGGGGTTAATGGGCTGGACGCGTTTGCCCATGATCAGGCGCAGGGAGGCGTCACCCGAGGCGGTCACCAGATCGTATCCTCCTTTCGCCATCAGGCTGACCATTTCATCCGACGTGGCCGCCGTTTTGACGTTGACCGCACACCCGGTCTCTTTTTCAAACTGGGTGACCCAGTCATAATTTTTATCCGTCTGTCCGCGTTCGATGTATCCCGGCCAGGCGATAATATCCAGCCGACCTTCCCCGTCGCCGATGGCCTTTGGTGGTTCTGCGGCTTGCGCTGTCATGATAGTCATGCCGAGCGCGCACAGGCTGCTGCGGGCAAAATGTTTGCTCATAAGAGTTACTCCTGTCGCAATGAAATTTAGCGGCAGCCGTGCCGTAAAAATATCTCCCTTATTAAACGTAGACCGCGCAAATGCGCCGCACCGTATGGCTTCAGGAAATTTCATCAAGGTGTGACAGAGGGCGCATTCCCCGTTAACTGGATTATAGACAAGGAGTTAGGCGCGAAAGACGGTATGCAGATTTCCTATGACAGGGCACTGCGAAATATTCGCAGCGCCGTCATCAGGATAAGAATTGATTATTTAAATAAGGTCGAATTGATTATTCCAGCATCGTGCTAATTAATTTTCCTAACTGAATGACCGCCTGCTCTTCTCGCTCTCCCCAGGCCCAGGAGGTATTAAACCGGAAGAACGGTGTCCACGCGTCGGAGGTGGAAAACATCTTTCCGGGAGCAATGCTGATGTGGTGCGTTAAGGCTTGTTCGCTGAGCAGCCCCGCATCCAGCTGCGCCGGAAGCTCCAGCCATAAAAAGTAGCCGCTGTCGTTATGGTGGATTTTGACGCCGGCAGGCATATGGCGCAAAAGGGACTGCCAGGCCTGCTGTTTTCGCTCGGCGAGCGTACGCCGCAGGCGGCGCAGATGGGCGTCGTAGCGTTTCGTCGCCAGATAATCCACCAGCGCCAGCTGCACGGGCGAACTGGTGGAGAGCGTGCTCATCAGCTGCAGCTGCTGAATGCGCCGCGCGTGTTTTCCTGCCGCCACCCAGCCGATGCGAAAACCGGCCACCAGGCATTTTGAAAAGGACGAGCAGTGAAGCGTCATGTCCTGACGATCCCAGGCTTTCGCCGGGAGCGGCTTTTCGCGGCCAAAATAGAGCTCGCTGTAGACATCGTCTTCAATCAGGGGGACGTTGTGCTGCGTTAACAGCGCCACAAGCTGCGCTTTTTTCGCAGCGCTCAGCGTAAAGCCAAGCGGGTTCTGACTGTTGGTCATGATCCAGCAGGCTTTAACCGGGTACTCCTTCAGCGCCTGTTCAAGGGCATTCAGGTCAATCCCCTCGCGGACGTCCGTCGCAATCGACAACGCTTTGAGCTTCAGGCGTTCCAGCGCCTGTAGCGCGCCGTAGAAACACGGGTTTTCGACGATCACCCAGTCGCCCGGCTCGGTCACCGCCTGCAGGCTGAGATTGAGCGCTTCAAGCGCGCCTGCGGTGATCACAATCTCTTCCGGGGAGATGTTCATCCCCTGCTGCGCGTAGCGACGGGCAATGGCGTGGCGGAGATCGACGTTACCCGGCGGCAGGTTCTCAATCACGCTCATCGCCGTCGCGGTTTTGCTGACGTTCGCCAGCGAGCGGTTGAGCTGCTGCAGCGGGAAAAGTCGGGGATCGGGAAACGCGGAGGCAAAAGGAACAACGGACGGGTCGCGGCTGGCCTGTAAGACGTCGAAGATGTAGGTATTAATATCCACCACTTCGTCACGCATTACCTGGGCAGGTGGAGCAGGCTGATGTGCGGTCGGGCGCGAGGCAACGTAATAGCCCGACTGCGGTCTGGCGACAATGCGCCCCTGACTTTCCAGCATCTGATACGCGTGGCCAACGGTCATAAAACTCATGCCGCTGCTCGCCACCTGCTCTCGCAGCGAAGGCAGCTTATCGCCCGGCAGCCATACGCCAAGCTCAATCTGCGAGATAATTTGTTGCGCCAGACGCTGGTATTTTTTCATCAAATTCTCCTTGTGACCGACAGTGTATATCAGCAGGAGAAAAAGAGAAGATTTAGCTAACTGTTATGGTTCGGGAAACGAATTACTTACGGTACTCGGTAACGTGGCTTTGCGCCTGACGCGCGGCGGCCAGGTGATCGAGCGTAATCATCGACGATTTGCAAAAGATGCATTTCGCGCCGAGTGGGTTTTTCTCAGACATATCAAAGACTGAGGTACGGTACTGCGAGCCATGACAGCATGGGCAGCGGAAATGAATATAAGAAGTCATAGGATTCTCCTGTGAACGTAAAAACGTAAATTACTAATGGGCCGATTGGGCAATAATGGTTTTAAACAAAACGAATCGGAAAGTAGATAAAGACCCAAGAGAGGCTGCGGAGAGGCACAACGTGATGAGAACTGCTTTATAAAACTACGTCAGATATTTATTTGGACTCAAAACCAGAGGGCCATTAACGCACGGCGCAGACGACAAGGCAAGCAGTTTTATGCGTAAAATTCATAAAAAGACGGTTTTTATTCCTCACTCGAGGTATATCAGATGGCTAAAGCATGAGCTTTAAGCCAACTGTTATGGTTAAAAATCACTTTTCTGCGTCTGATAGTCCGAACTTTGCCCCTATACCATAACAGCACACCGTTTGACATTGAGGCTGTGCATGTTTGGTTTAGATGCTTTTCACCTTGCACGGATACAGTTTGCCTTTACCGTATCCTTTCACATTATTTTCCCGGCGATCACCATCGGCCTGGCAAGCTATCTTGCCGTGCTCGAAGGGCTGTGGCTGAAAACAAAAAATCCGGTCTGGCGCTCGCTGTACCATTTCTGGTCGAAGATTTTTGCCGTCAACTTTGGCATGGGCGTGGTCTCCGGGCTGGTGATGGCCTACCAGTTTGGCACCAACTGGAGCGGATTTTCACAGTTTGCGGGCAGCATTACCGGCCCGCTGCTGACCTATGAAGTGCTGACCGCCTTCTTCCTCGAGGCCGGGTTCCTCGGCGTGATGCTGTTCGGCTGGAATAAAGTCGGGCCGGGTCTGCACTTCTTCGCCACCTGCATGGTGGCGTTGGGCACCATTATCTCCACCTTCTGGATCCTCTCGTCGAACAGCTGGATGCAGACCCCGCAGGGCTATGAGATCGTCAACGGCCAGGTGGTACCGGTGGACTGGTTCGCCGTGGTGTTTAATCCCTCCTTCCCTTACCGCCTGCTGCATATGTCGATAGCCGCATTCCTGAGCAGCGCCCTGTTTGTGGGCGCATCCGCGGCATGGCACCTGCTGCGCGGGAATAATACTCCTGCCATCCGGGCGATGTTTTCTATGGCGCTGTGGATGACGCTGATAGTCGCCCCCATTCAGGCCATGGTTGGCGATATGCACGGGTTAAACACCTTAAAGCATCAGCCCGCCAAGATTGCCGCCATTGAAGGCCACTGGGAAAATCCGCCGGGTGAGCCTACCCCGCTGCTGCTGTTTGGCTGGCCGGATATGGAACAGGAGCGCACCCGATTTGGGCTGGAGATCCCGGCGCTGGGGAGTCTTATCCTGACGCACAGTCTGGATAAACAGGTTCCGGCACTCAAAGAGTTTCCGAAGGAAGATCGTCCGAATTCCACCATCGTCTTCTGGTCGTTCCGCATCATGGCGGGCCTGGGCATGCTGATGCTGCTGCTCGGGGTGACGGCACTCTGGCTGCGCTACAAAAAACGCGTGTATTCGTCGCGCCCCTTCCTGTGGTTTGCGCTGCTGATGGGGCCAACCGGGCTGATTGCCATCCTGGCCGGGTGGATCACCACCGAAGTGGGCCGCCAGCCGTGGGTGGTCTACGGACTCCAACGAACGAAGGATGCGGTGTCCGCCCACGGTGATCTGCATATGAGCGTGAGCCTGCTGGCCTTCTTCGTCGTCTATACCTCGGTATTCGGCGTGGGTTATAGCTATATGGTACGCCTCATCCGAAAAGGCCCACAGCCGCATGAAACTTTCGCTACCGAGTCCGACGGACGTCCGGCGCGCCCGCTTTCTGCCGTCACAACTGAACATAAGGAGCAGCCATAATGGGTATCGATCTTTCCATTATCTGGTTTGTGATCATCGTCTTCGCCACGCTGATGTATATCGTGATGGACGGTTTTGATCTGGGGATTGGCATTCTGTTCCCTGCCACGCAGAACGCCGACGATCGCGACGTAATGGTCAACAGCGTCGCGCCGGTCTGGGACGGAAATGAAACCTGGCTGGTGCTTGGCGGAGCCGCCCTGTTCGGCGCATTTCCGCTGGCGTATGCAGTAATCGTTGATGCCCTGACCATTCCGCTAACATTAATGCTGATCGGACTTATTTTCCGCGGGGTGGCTTTTGAGTTTCGCTTTAAAGCCACGCCAGCCCACCGCCCTTTCTGGGATAAGGCGTTTATAGGCGGTTCCATTCTGGCAACGTTCACCCAGGGCGTGACGGTAGGCGCCGTCATTAACGGCTTTACCGTCACCGGCCGGGCCTATACCGGTGGCCCCTTTGACTGGTTTACCGCGTTTAATCTGTTTTGCGGCGCGGGGCTGGTGGTGGCCTATGCGCTGTTAGGCTCCACCTGGCTGGTGATGAAAAGCGAAAACGCGCTGCAGCAGCGGATGCGTGAGGTGTCGAAAACGCTGTTAATCGTGCTGCTGGCGTTTATTGCGGCGATCAGCCTCTGGACGCCGCTGGCGCAACCGGCCATCGCTGCGCGCTGGTTTACGCTGCCGAATCTGTTTTATCTGCTGCCGGTCCCTGCTCTGGTGGTGATTTTTAGCCTCTACCAGTGGCGCTGCCTGAATAATCCCGCCAGCCATAGCCGTCCGTTTATTCTGACGCTGGGGCTGATATTCCTCGGCTTTAGCGGGCTTGGGATCAGCATCTGGCCGCATATTATTCCACCGTCGATCACCCTGTGGCAGGCCGCCGCCCCGACGCAAAGCCAGGGCTTTATGCTGGTGGGCGCGCTGTTGATCATTCCCGTTATTCTGGTCTACACCTTCTGGAGCTACTACGTGTTTCGCGGCAAAGTTCAGCATGGGGAGGGTTATCACTGATGCAACAACCGGTCTGGAAAAGATTACTGTGGCTGGCCATTATCTGGGGCGGCAGCGTACTGGCGCTGGCTGCTGTCAGTATGCTCTTCCGCATGCTGATGACGGCGGCAGGATTTAAATCGCATTAACGTCATTCCGGGCAACCGCTGCGTTGCCCGGTACTTCTCCCCGCACTTTCAGACAAACCCCATTAACGCACGGCAGAGTATCGTTACACTGGAAAAAGATTCACGGTATTTATAGTTTGAGAAGAAAAATGAAAAAGCTCATTGCGTTAAGCGTTATCAGTCTTGTCCTTACCGGGTGTGTTAATCCGGGTAAAGCCTCCGTACAGCCGGAGCAACTTAAAAACCACCGCTTTGTGCTGGAAAACGTAAACGGTAAGGCCGTGAAGACCGCGACAACGCAACCTGAGATCGGTTTTAGCGCGCTGCCAGATATCAGCCTGGTGAATAACATCAGCGTTTCCGGCCAGATGTGTAACCGCTTCAACGGACAGGGGAAATTGTCCGAAGGCGAGCTTAAGGTTAAAACGCTGGCCATGACGCGTAAGCTCTGTACCGAGCAGCAGCTGAATGAGCTAGATCAGACTATCGGCGACATGCTGCGCAAAGGGGCGCAGGTCGACCTGACTGAGGACCAGTTAACGCTGGCGACAGCCGATACAACGCTGATGTTTAAGCGTGTAGAATAATCAGTAGTTACCGCAGCTTCCAACGGCAAGCGACTGTTCGCTACAGCGTTTGCCGTTTGGCAAGGCGCACATCCCAATAGCAGAACCATCAAGCTGGCGGGCGACAGACAGCGAACCGCCAATCATCGCGCAGTTGGCCTGACCTGAACTGGACATTGCCGCTTTCATTCCCGGCGCCACGTGGGCTGCCGTTGCCTGCTGGACTGGTTCACTGCTACATGCCGACAACAATAACGCGGCACACCCTACCCAAAATGCTGAGCGCATGCTCTCTCCCCCATGAATAATACGAAACCTATGCATAATAGGCATCACATCCCGTGTCGTCGAGAGCGGAAGTGCGTATTTATGCGCTACAGAAACAATTTCTCGCAATTTTTTCGCCAAAAGTTTGATCTACTCATTGATGGCAAGAATACCAAGGACACAAAAGCGAAAATCGTAAAATCCCCCGTTTGCTAGAATACACAGATAATATTCAGGGTTTGTTGCCGTAATACAGACCCCTATTTTTTGCGCAATGTAAGGGTGTTGTCCTATGCAAACTATTGACGGTAATGGTGCAGTTGCCTCAGTCGCGTTTCGCACCAGTGAAGTTATCGCCATCTACCCGATTACGCCAAGTTCTACCATGGCCGAGCAGGCGGATGCCTGGGCGGGTAACGGGTTAAAAAACGTCTGGGGCGATGTCCCGAGAGTGGTTGAAATGCAGTCTGAAGCCGGTGCGATTGCCACGGTACACGGTGCGCTTCAGACCGGCGCGCTTTCCACGTCGTTTACCTCCTCACAGGGATTGCTGTTAATGATCCCTACGCTGTACAAACTCGCCGGTCAGCTGACCCCCTTCGTTCTGCACGTTGCCGCGCGTACCGTTGCTACCCACGCGCTCTCTATCTTTGGCGACCACTCCGACGTCATGGCCGTGCGCCAGACCGGCTGCGCGATGCTATGCGCCAGCAGCGTTCAGGAAGCGCAGGACTTTGCCTTAATTTCGCATATCGCCACGCTTAAAAGCCGCGTGCCGTTTATTCACTTCTTTGATGGTTTCCGCACCTCTCACGAAATCAACAAAATCGTCCCGCTGGCCGACGATACTATCCTGAATCTGCTGCCGCAGGCGGAAATCGACGCGCATCGCGCCCGGGCTCTTAATCCTGAACACCCGGTTATTCGTGGGACATCGGCGAACCCGGATACTTATTTCCAGTCCCGAGAGGCCACGAACCCCTGGTACAACGCGGTTTACGATCATGTTGAACAGGCAATGAATGATTTTGCCGCCGCAACCGGCCGGCAGTACAAACCGTTTGAGTACTACGGCCATCCGCTGGCGGAACGGGTGATCGTGCTGATGGGGTCAGCCATTGGGACCTGTGAAGAGGTGGTTGACGAGCTGCTGACGCGCGGCGAAAAAGTTGGCGTGCTTAAAGTGCGTCTCTATCGCCCGTTCTCGGCTAAACATCTGCTTTCGGCGCTGCCTGAAAGCGCGCGCGCTGTGGCGGTGCTCGATCGTACCAAAGAGCCTGGCGCGCAGGCGGAACCCCTCTATCTGGATGTGATGACGGCCCTGGCAGAAGCCTTTAATCAGGGCGAGCGTGAAACGCTGCCGCGCGTTATCGGGGGGCGCTATGGTTTGTCCTCCAAGGAGTTTGGGCCGGACTGCGTGCAGGCGGTATTCAACGAGTTAAGCGAAGCGAAACCCAGACCGCGCTTTACCGTCGGCATTTATGATGACGTGACGAATCTGTCCCTGTCGTTGCCGGAAAATACCCTGCCCTCGACCGCAAAACTTGAGGCGCTGTTCTATGGTCTGGGCAGCGACGGCAGCGTCTCCGCGACCAAAAACAACATTAAAATCATCGGCAACTCAACGCCGTGGTACGCCCAGGGGTACTTCGTCTACGACTCCAAAAAAGCAGGCGGCCTGACCGTTTCCCACCTGCGCGTGAGCGAACAGCCCATCCGCTCCGCGTATCTTATTTCTCAGGCCGATTTTGTTGGCTGCCACCAGCTGCAGTTTATCGATAAATACCAGATGGCCGAGCGCCTGAAGCCCGGCGGCATTTTCCTCCTCAATACGCCGTACAGCGCAGACGAAGTCTGGGGGCGACTGCCGCAGGAAGTTCAGGCGGTGCTGAACCAGAAAAAAGCCCGTTTCTACGTGGTCAACGCCGCAAAAATTGCCCGCGAATGTGGCCTTGCTGCGCGTATTAATACCGTTATGCAGATGGCCTTCTTCCATCTGACCAATATTCTCCCGGGCGACAGCGCGCTGGTGGAACTGCAGGGTGCGATTGCCAGGAGCTACAGCAGCAAGGGCCAAGAGCTGGTCGAGCGAAACTGGCAGGCGCTGGCGCTGGCACGCGAATCGCTGTATGAGGTACCGCTGCAGCCGGTGGATGCCGCAAGCCCGAACCGCCCTCCGGTGGTGTCCGACGCGGCGCCTGATTTCGTGAAGACCGTGACGGCGGCGATGCTGGCCGGCCTGGGCGATGCCCTTCCCGTCTCTGCGCTACCGCCGGATGGCACCTGGCCGATGGGTACGACCCGCTGGGAAAAACGCAACATCGCCGAAGCGATCCCCATCTGGAAAGAAGA from Enterobacter dykesii encodes the following:
- a CDS encoding ABC transporter ATP-binding protein; this translates as MTYAVEFNNVSRLYGDVRAVDGVTIAIRDGEFFSMLGPSGSGKTTCLRLIAGFEQLSGGTISIFGKEASELPPWERDVNTVFQDYALFPHMSILDNVAYGLMVKGIDKKKRHAQARDALEKVGLSFAVARKPSQLSGGQRQRVAIARALVNEPRVLLLDEPLGALDLKLREQMQFELKKLQQELGITFIFVTHDQGEALSMSDRVAVFNNGRIEQVDTPRDLYMRPRTPFVAGFVGTSNVFDAVLAQKLCGMEGSYSLRPEHIRLNEGGDVQVQGIVQAVQYQGAATRLELKLADGAKLLVSQANLSEISPLSGIAPGQAVMASWSREAMIRLHEER
- the ydcS gene encoding putative ABC transporter substrate-binding protein YdcS, with protein sequence MSKHFARSSLCALGMTIMTAQAAEPPKAIGDGEGRLDIIAWPGYIERGQTDKNYDWVTQFEKETGCAVNVKTAATSDEMVSLMAKGGYDLVTASGDASLRLIMGKRVQPINPDLIPNWKTLDGRIVKGEWFNVGGKVYGTPYQWGPNLLMYNTKTFPTPPDSWSVVFTKQDLPDGKTNQGRVQAYDGPIYIADAALFVKATQPQLGIKDPYQLTEKQYAAVLKVLRDQHALIHRYWHDTTVQMSDFKNEGVVASSAWPYQANALKAENQPVATVFPKEGVTGWADTTMLHAQAKHPMCAYKWMNWSLTPKVQGDLAAWFGSLPVVAEGCKASTLLGDKGCETNGYNEFDKIMFWKTPIAEGGKFVPYSRWTQDYIAIMGGR
- a CDS encoding PLP-dependent aminotransferase family protein, encoding MKKYQRLAQQIISQIELGVWLPGDKLPSLREQVASSGMSFMTVGHAYQMLESQGRIVARPQSGYYVASRPTAHQPAPPAQVMRDEVVDINTYIFDVLQASRDPSVVPFASAFPDPRLFPLQQLNRSLANVSKTATAMSVIENLPPGNVDLRHAIARRYAQQGMNISPEEIVITAGALEALNLSLQAVTEPGDWVIVENPCFYGALQALERLKLKALSIATDVREGIDLNALEQALKEYPVKACWIMTNSQNPLGFTLSAAKKAQLVALLTQHNVPLIEDDVYSELYFGREKPLPAKAWDRQDMTLHCSSFSKCLVAGFRIGWVAAGKHARRIQQLQLMSTLSTSSPVQLALVDYLATKRYDAHLRRLRRTLAERKQQAWQSLLRHMPAGVKIHHNDSGYFLWLELPAQLDAGLLSEQALTHHISIAPGKMFSTSDAWTPFFRFNTSWAWGEREEQAVIQLGKLISTMLE
- a CDS encoding cytochrome ubiquinol oxidase subunit I, with the protein product MFGLDAFHLARIQFAFTVSFHIIFPAITIGLASYLAVLEGLWLKTKNPVWRSLYHFWSKIFAVNFGMGVVSGLVMAYQFGTNWSGFSQFAGSITGPLLTYEVLTAFFLEAGFLGVMLFGWNKVGPGLHFFATCMVALGTIISTFWILSSNSWMQTPQGYEIVNGQVVPVDWFAVVFNPSFPYRLLHMSIAAFLSSALFVGASAAWHLLRGNNTPAIRAMFSMALWMTLIVAPIQAMVGDMHGLNTLKHQPAKIAAIEGHWENPPGEPTPLLLFGWPDMEQERTRFGLEIPALGSLILTHSLDKQVPALKEFPKEDRPNSTIVFWSFRIMAGLGMLMLLLGVTALWLRYKKRVYSSRPFLWFALLMGPTGLIAILAGWITTEVGRQPWVVYGLQRTKDAVSAHGDLHMSVSLLAFFVVYTSVFGVGYSYMVRLIRKGPQPHETFATESDGRPARPLSAVTTEHKEQP
- the cydB gene encoding cytochrome d ubiquinol oxidase subunit II, yielding MGIDLSIIWFVIIVFATLMYIVMDGFDLGIGILFPATQNADDRDVMVNSVAPVWDGNETWLVLGGAALFGAFPLAYAVIVDALTIPLTLMLIGLIFRGVAFEFRFKATPAHRPFWDKAFIGGSILATFTQGVTVGAVINGFTVTGRAYTGGPFDWFTAFNLFCGAGLVVAYALLGSTWLVMKSENALQQRMREVSKTLLIVLLAFIAAISLWTPLAQPAIAARWFTLPNLFYLLPVPALVVIFSLYQWRCLNNPASHSRPFILTLGLIFLGFSGLGISIWPHIIPPSITLWQAAAPTQSQGFMLVGALLIIPVILVYTFWSYYVFRGKVQHGEGYH
- a CDS encoding DUF2474 domain-containing protein; the encoded protein is MQQPVWKRLLWLAIIWGGSVLALAAVSMLFRMLMTAAGFKSH
- the hslJ gene encoding heat shock protein HslJ, which encodes MKKLIALSVISLVLTGCVNPGKASVQPEQLKNHRFVLENVNGKAVKTATTQPEIGFSALPDISLVNNISVSGQMCNRFNGQGKLSEGELKVKTLAMTRKLCTEQQLNELDQTIGDMLRKGAQVDLTEDQLTLATADTTLMFKRVE
- a CDS encoding putative hemolysin, with product MRSAFWVGCAALLLSACSSEPVQQATAAHVAPGMKAAMSSSGQANCAMIGGSLSVARQLDGSAIGMCALPNGKRCSEQSLAVGSCGNY
- the nifJ gene encoding pyruvate:ferredoxin (flavodoxin) oxidoreductase, whose product is MQTIDGNGAVASVAFRTSEVIAIYPITPSSTMAEQADAWAGNGLKNVWGDVPRVVEMQSEAGAIATVHGALQTGALSTSFTSSQGLLLMIPTLYKLAGQLTPFVLHVAARTVATHALSIFGDHSDVMAVRQTGCAMLCASSVQEAQDFALISHIATLKSRVPFIHFFDGFRTSHEINKIVPLADDTILNLLPQAEIDAHRARALNPEHPVIRGTSANPDTYFQSREATNPWYNAVYDHVEQAMNDFAAATGRQYKPFEYYGHPLAERVIVLMGSAIGTCEEVVDELLTRGEKVGVLKVRLYRPFSAKHLLSALPESARAVAVLDRTKEPGAQAEPLYLDVMTALAEAFNQGERETLPRVIGGRYGLSSKEFGPDCVQAVFNELSEAKPRPRFTVGIYDDVTNLSLSLPENTLPSTAKLEALFYGLGSDGSVSATKNNIKIIGNSTPWYAQGYFVYDSKKAGGLTVSHLRVSEQPIRSAYLISQADFVGCHQLQFIDKYQMAERLKPGGIFLLNTPYSADEVWGRLPQEVQAVLNQKKARFYVVNAAKIARECGLAARINTVMQMAFFHLTNILPGDSALVELQGAIARSYSSKGQELVERNWQALALARESLYEVPLQPVDAASPNRPPVVSDAAPDFVKTVTAAMLAGLGDALPVSALPPDGTWPMGTTRWEKRNIAEAIPIWKEELCTQCNHCVAACPHSAIRAKVVSPEEMETAPASLHSLDVKSRDMRGQKYVLQVAPEDCTGCNLCVEVCPAKDRQDPEIKAINMMSRLEHVEEEKVNYDFFLNLPEIDRSKLERIDIRTSQLITPLFEYSGACSGCGETPYIKLLTQLYGDRMLIANATGCSSIYGGNLPSTPYTTDANGRGPAWANSLFEDNAEFGLGFRLTVDQHRARVMRLLEQFAGQIPAELNDALHADATPEERREQVAELRRALQGVTGAEQLLTDADALVEKSIWLIGGDGWAYDIGFGGLDHVLSLTENVNILVLDTQCYSNTGGQASKATPLGAVTKFGEHGKRKARKDLGVSMMMYGHVYVAQISLGAQLNQTVKAIQEAEAYPGPSLIIAYSPCEEHGYDLALSHDQMRQLTATGFWPLYRFDPRRADEGKLPLALDSRPPSDALAETLMQEQRFRRLNAQQPEVAGQLWKDAAADLQKRYDFLAQMAGKAEKPTSD